The Salmo salar unplaced genomic scaffold, Ssal_v3.1, whole genome shotgun sequence genome window below encodes:
- the LOC106598677 gene encoding mediator of DNA damage checkpoint protein 1, which translates to MNRDAARKSPEKLCQWKALLPEPQPSKEPRKISSTPSSDDDTRMQTERTTESKDGERERQTQTPPLLAVRHSVRVRKPSVYLLHSVATSTSRSLSHSTALLRRSRQLLINRASSKGSHRRRKEEGGEDTPGQEELLSGKEERKSEGKGGLLCEDLSQVAGVSVDSIFPASSSEAVRWWPVSSDQDSLNQELARRIRLISHSWVTSAATTTHTTRTGTITSAKQKLDDDSLSSWKPEVGSAVRLLFDQRCSVERLASWFMQTTETQSLAPSLPPDRQQGERLSQPADHATTQTHQEVCQSCAEEPRPAPSSPGTAPTWKRAECQAASVHCEAASGGLRLRAPWRKIRALGTYRTTLLRVREKFLTWTLRAKRPNRLRYNQAIWRRSLVEVGNSPDQVCPSAQPREELTSSPHHHCLPASSDTSQPCSPDQLTGLTKQQRLSSKAWSPETLKECCVFLKKINSPDTESTVEDEWDVCTVNLDDTYCPDETRQEERRDEYDKAVKTERRKRRVPWKESSGSPQEAMVQEHNRVRAGNRRGKQKNSGKATSQSPTPPPPTKATSQSPTPPPTKATSQSPTPPPTKVTSQSPTPPPTKATSQSPTPPPTKVMRKSRGRGLTGPRWRDFILGT; encoded by the exons ATGAACCGGGACGCAGCCAGGAAATCTCCGGAGAAGCTCTGTCAGTGGAAAGCCCTCCTTCCTGAACCCCAGCCTTCCAAAGAGCCCAGGAAAATCAGCAGCACACCATCTAGTGACGACGACACTCGGATGCAGACCGAGAGAACGACAGAGtccaaggatggagagagggagcgacagacccagactcctcctctgttggCGGTGCGTCACTCTGTGAGGGTGAGGAAGCCTTCAGTGTACCTGCTTCACTCTGTAGCCACCTCCACCTCTAGGTCCCTGAGCCACAGTACCGCCCTGCTGCGCCGATCCAGACAGCTACTGATCAACAGGGCCAGCAGCAAAGGCAGCCATcgcaggaggaaggaggagggaggagaggacaccCCAGGGCAGGAGGAGCTGCTGtctgggaaggaggagaggaagagcgagGGAAAAGGAGGGCTGTTGTGTGAGGACCTGAGCCAGGTGGCGGGGGTTTCGGTAGACTCCATTTTCCCGGCCAGCTCCAGCGAGGCGGTGAGGTGGTGGCCCGTCTCCTCCGACCAGGACAGCCTGAACCAAGAGCTGGCTCGCAGGATCCGCCTCATATCCCACAGCTGGGTCACTTCCGCAGCCACTACCACCCACACCACCAGGACGGGGACGATCACGTCCGCCAAGCAGAAACTCGACGATGACTCTTTGTCCTCGTGGAAGCCAGAGGTTGGGTCGGCGGTGCGGCTGCTGTTTGACCAGCGCTGCAGCGTGGAGAGGCTGGCATCCTGGTTCATGCAGACCACTGAGACTCAGTCTCTGG CTCCTTCACTACCCCCGGACCGCCAGCAGGGGGAGCGTCTTTCCCAGCCCGCAGACCATGCGACTACGCAAACACATCAAGAAGTTTGCCAAAGCTGTGCCGAAGAGCCCCGCCCAGCTCCGTCTAGCCCAGGAACGGCTCCGACGTGGAAAAGAGCTGAATGCCAGGCGGCGTCTGTTCACTGCGAGGCCGCGTCAGGCGGGCTGCGTCTCAGAGCTCCATGGAGGAAGATCAGGGCCCTCGGGACGTACAGAACCACTCTGCTCAGAGTCAGAGAAAAGTTCCTCACCTGGACCCTCAGAGCCAAGCGGCCCAACAGGCTGAGGTACAACCAGGCGATCTGGAGGAGAAGCCTGGTGGAGGTAGGCAATTCACCTGACCAGGTCTGCCCTTCTGCTCAGCCCAGGGAGGAGCTCACCTCTTCTCCACATCACCactgtctacctgcctcctcggACACCAGTCAGCCCTGCAGCCCCGACCAGCTGACAGGCCTCACCAAACAGCAGCGTCTCAGCTCTAAAGCCTGGAGTCCAGAGACTCTGAAGGAGTGTTGCGTGTTTCTCAAGAAGATCAACTCCCCCGACACAGAGTCCACCGTTGAGGACGAGTGGGACGTCTGCACCGTCAATCTAGACGACACATACTGCCCCGACGAgaccagacaggaggagaggagggacgagTACGACAAAGCTGTGAAAActgagagaaggaagaggagagttcccTGGAAGGAGTCTAGCGGTTCGCCGCAGGAGGCGATGGTTCAGGAGCACAACCGGGTCCGAGCCGGGAACAGGAGAGGCAAACAGAAAAATTCAGGGAAAGCCACGAGCCAATCACCGACCCCGCCGCCGCCAACGAAAGCCACGAGCCAATCACCGACCCCGCCGCCAACGAAAGCCACGAGCCAATCACCGACCCCGCCGCCAACGAAAGTCACGAGCCAATCACCGACCCCGCCTCCAACGAAAGCCACGAGCCAATCACCGACCCCGCCGCCAACGAAAGTCATGAGAAAATCGCGTGGGAGGGGCCTGACCGGGCCGCGGTGGCGTGACTTTATACTGG GAACCTGA